A part of Myxococcales bacterium genomic DNA contains:
- a CDS encoding triacylglycerol lipase: protein MKLSVFLIFILSLSLKSSHENCSTTYPIVLSHGLFGFGGDIGSMSYWGDIPQNLEACGAKVYIAHVSQANSTHERGEQLYQQLLMWGHEKYNLIGHSHGGLDARYVLENYPDSVASVTTIGSPHRGSKVADVIYEKLSENPIGAYIATAFANIFGFSIGALSGYFGWQNAWMALESLTTSALRDFNQRYPHGLSSNWCQEGPHYYHDKRLYSWGSFGSSPTSLSDWFGYLLEKTSQAFDSHEKNDGLVSLCSMKFGKWLGALPNAHHLIPVGGVVSPLSHDLELTTTTIFLDHALRLKHARL from the coding sequence ATGAAGTTATCTGTTTTTTTGATCTTTATTCTTTCTCTTTCGCTTAAATCTTCGCACGAGAACTGTAGCACCACTTATCCAATAGTCTTAAGCCACGGTCTTTTTGGTTTTGGCGGTGACATCGGATCGATGAGCTATTGGGGGGATATTCCACAAAATCTAGAAGCCTGTGGCGCCAAAGTCTATATTGCTCACGTGAGTCAGGCAAACTCCACTCATGAGCGTGGAGAGCAGCTCTATCAACAGCTCTTAATGTGGGGGCATGAAAAATACAACCTCATCGGTCATAGCCATGGTGGGCTTGATGCCCGTTATGTTTTGGAAAATTATCCAGATAGCGTAGCCTCGGTCACAACTATTGGCTCACCACACAGAGGGTCAAAGGTAGCCGATGTCATCTACGAAAAACTCTCTGAAAACCCCATTGGAGCCTATATCGCCACGGCATTCGCCAATATTTTTGGTTTTAGCATAGGTGCTCTATCGGGCTATTTTGGCTGGCAAAACGCGTGGATGGCACTTGAGTCACTCACCACCAGCGCTCTTAGAGATTTTAATCAACGCTATCCTCATGGCTTATCAAGCAATTGGTGCCAAGAAGGGCCGCATTATTACCACGATAAAAGACTCTATTCATGGGGAAGTTTTGGTTCTTCTCCTACAAGCCTCAGTGACTGGTTTGGTTATCTCTTAGAAAAAACATCTCAAGCTTTTGATAGTCACGAAAAAAACGATGGATTGGTGAGCCTGTGTTCCATGAAATTTGGCAAATGGCTTGGCGCATTGCCAAACGCCCACCATCTCATTCCAGTAGGAGGCGTGGTATCTCCCCTATCCCATGATCTAGAGCTCACCACCACCACTATTTTTTTGGATCATGCGCTGCGTCTAAAACACGCACGCCTATAA
- the lon gene encoding endopeptidase La, with protein MEAMVTGQKPHPDTAAPSNLPSELPILPLRNSVFFPGAVMPLTIGRTKTIRLIEEATKEKSLLGIITQRAPEIDDPGLEDMYKVGTAARIIKLARAGKDGFNIVVEGVCRFKVDEFNQTDPFFTAKVSPLVDEDSNDVEVEALSLNLRNTAREVIDLLPEIPVMAKQLLDSISAPGHLADLITANIDATIEEKQDVLEAVALKKRLVKVLELLNRQFEVLKLSNKINTQVKGEMSKTQREYYLRQQLKAIREELGEKDDEENGLEELKKRLKDAELSEEAQKAAKRELKRMSNMQPSQAEYTVARTYLDWLADLPWTKSSKDNLNLTNAKKILDHDHYGLDRIKKRIIEYLAVRKLKDDMKGPILCFLGPPGVGKTSLGRSIAQALGRKFYRMSLGGVRDEAEIRGHRRTYIGALPGRIIQGMKKAGMHNPVFLLDEIDKLGNDFRGDPSSALLEVLDPEQNSTFSDHYLDVPFDLSKVLFIATANETDTIPAALKDRMEVIELPGYTYEEKLNIAKRHLIPKQILAHGISDDDIEIPDESIMLIAHGYTREAGVRNFEREVAAVCRYIAVLVAKHKQEYPDKAFGKVVVDKAYVEKILGPERFYNESAERTSIPGIATGLAWTAAGGDLLFIEATRMGGKGSLILTGKLGEVMKESAQTALSWVRSKASDFSLASSVNEHFLDKTDIHIHFPAGAIPKDGPSAGVTIITALVSLLTGRRTRANIAMTGEVTLRGLVLPVGGIKEKVLAAHRAGIKQVIMPARNQKDLDDIPKNVRSEIKFVFAKNVDDVLEAALMPDKIKKKSIKLPASSEEAAQI; from the coding sequence ATGGAGGCCATGGTGACGGGACAAAAACCACACCCTGATACAGCCGCTCCCAGCAATTTGCCAAGCGAACTGCCTATTTTACCTTTGCGGAATAGCGTCTTTTTTCCTGGCGCAGTGATGCCACTTACCATTGGCCGCACTAAGACCATTCGACTCATTGAAGAGGCTACCAAAGAAAAAAGCTTATTGGGTATTATCACTCAGCGTGCGCCCGAGATCGATGATCCTGGCCTAGAAGACATGTACAAAGTTGGTACCGCTGCTCGTATCATCAAACTTGCGCGAGCTGGGAAAGATGGATTCAATATTGTCGTTGAAGGGGTCTGTCGTTTTAAGGTAGATGAATTTAACCAAACAGATCCTTTTTTTACAGCAAAAGTTTCCCCCCTCGTTGATGAAGACAGCAATGATGTTGAAGTTGAAGCTCTGTCATTAAATTTACGGAACACAGCGCGAGAAGTAATTGATCTTTTGCCTGAAATTCCGGTTATGGCCAAACAGTTGCTCGATTCCATCAGCGCACCTGGACATTTGGCTGACCTTATCACCGCCAATATCGATGCTACTATTGAAGAAAAGCAAGATGTCTTGGAGGCGGTAGCTCTCAAAAAGCGATTGGTAAAAGTGCTCGAACTTCTCAACCGTCAATTTGAGGTGCTCAAGCTTTCAAATAAAATCAACACCCAAGTAAAAGGTGAAATGAGCAAGACGCAACGAGAGTACTATCTGCGTCAACAACTCAAAGCCATTCGCGAAGAACTCGGTGAAAAAGACGATGAAGAAAATGGCCTAGAAGAACTCAAAAAACGACTTAAAGATGCTGAACTTTCTGAAGAAGCCCAAAAGGCTGCGAAGAGAGAACTTAAAAGAATGAGCAATATGCAACCTAGTCAAGCCGAGTACACTGTTGCTCGCACCTATCTTGATTGGCTTGCTGATTTACCTTGGACAAAGTCAAGCAAAGACAATCTCAACTTGACGAATGCAAAGAAGATTCTAGACCATGATCACTATGGTTTGGATAGAATCAAAAAGCGTATCATAGAGTATCTGGCTGTCAGAAAACTTAAAGATGACATGAAGGGCCCCATTTTATGCTTCTTGGGACCTCCTGGCGTTGGTAAAACTTCTTTGGGCCGCTCAATCGCTCAGGCATTGGGTAGAAAGTTTTATCGTATGTCCTTAGGTGGTGTACGTGATGAAGCAGAAATTCGTGGCCACAGACGGACTTACATTGGAGCGCTTCCTGGCCGTATTATTCAGGGCATGAAAAAAGCCGGAATGCACAACCCGGTATTTTTGCTCGATGAGATCGATAAACTTGGCAACGATTTTAGAGGTGATCCTTCCAGCGCTTTGCTTGAAGTACTCGATCCAGAACAAAATAGTACCTTTAGCGATCATTATTTAGACGTTCCCTTTGATCTATCGAAAGTCTTATTCATAGCTACAGCTAATGAAACAGATACTATTCCTGCAGCTCTAAAAGACCGTATGGAGGTTATAGAGCTCCCTGGTTATACCTATGAAGAAAAACTCAATATTGCCAAGCGCCATTTGATTCCTAAGCAAATTCTTGCCCACGGTATTAGCGACGATGATATTGAAATACCAGATGAAAGTATCATGCTCATCGCCCATGGCTATACACGCGAAGCAGGTGTCAGAAATTTTGAACGTGAAGTAGCTGCTGTCTGTCGTTATATCGCTGTTTTGGTAGCCAAACATAAGCAAGAATACCCAGACAAGGCTTTTGGAAAAGTTGTAGTAGATAAAGCCTACGTGGAAAAAATACTTGGGCCTGAGCGTTTTTATAACGAAAGCGCTGAACGCACTTCTATTCCTGGTATTGCTACTGGGCTTGCCTGGACTGCAGCGGGCGGTGATTTGCTTTTCATCGAAGCTACCCGCATGGGAGGAAAGGGCTCTCTCATTCTCACCGGAAAATTGGGTGAAGTAATGAAAGAATCTGCCCAAACTGCTCTATCGTGGGTACGCAGTAAAGCTTCAGATTTTTCTTTGGCCTCATCTGTCAATGAGCATTTTTTGGATAAAACCGATATCCACATTCACTTTCCAGCTGGTGCTATTCCTAAAGATGGACCTTCGGCTGGTGTGACAATCATCACAGCCTTGGTTTCGCTTCTTACCGGAAGACGTACTCGAGCAAATATCGCCATGACTGGCGAAGTAACATTGCGCGGCCTGGTTCTTCCTGTTGGCGGTATTAAAGAAAAAGTGTTAGCTGCTCACAGAGCCGGTATAAAACAAGTGATCATGCCTGCACGCAATCAAAAAGATCTCGATGATATCCCGAAAAATGTCCGTTCAGAGATCAAATTTGTCTTTGCTAAAAATGTTGATGACGTATTAGAGGCAGCCTTGATGCCTGATAAAATCAAAAAGAAATCAATCAAACTTCCTGCCTCTTCTGAAGAAGCAGCTCAAATTTAA
- a CDS encoding response regulator, protein MWKVDSYINNKFKPRVLICDQEPHLRMTLFEYLISVGFHAEQARNGHECIDLACDTHPDVILLDLELPYIDGQTTIHHLRRLGINVPVLLFSSNNSTIIPFDNDSAVLKKPFKPKEIALVLETLLLETKKEKHFIPRRFKIQ, encoded by the coding sequence ATGTGGAAGGTAGATAGTTACATAAACAATAAGTTTAAGCCAAGAGTGCTCATCTGTGACCAAGAACCCCACCTAAGAATGACTTTGTTCGAGTATCTGATATCAGTTGGCTTTCATGCCGAACAAGCCCGCAACGGTCACGAATGTATTGATCTTGCTTGTGACACGCACCCAGATGTTATTTTGCTTGATCTTGAGCTCCCCTATATTGATGGCCAAACGACTATCCATCATCTTCGCAGGCTCGGTATCAACGTTCCTGTACTGCTTTTTAGCAGCAACAACTCCACAATCATTCCCTTTGACAATGATTCTGCGGTATTAAAAAAACCTTTTAAACCAAAAGAAATTGCTTTAGTGCTTGAAACTTTGCTTTTAGAAACCAAAAAAGAAAAACACTTCATCCCTAGGCGTTTTAAGATTCAATAA
- a CDS encoding 4-hydroxythreonine-4-phosphate dehydrogenase PdxA: protein MSQLFNTLALCPGSENGVGPELLLSSLLHHNFNANFIWCSDKLSLERAAFRNKSTIEFLSNNKVCLKPGLTLEYLRDYPSALNTSQRAALSLKNAVDLALSKKINAIVTGPVEKADLSSLLDGPWPGQTEYFSHHLSKPGQKAFMAFLGAPFIMSMMSVHSPLKKIPQIINKDAVIKRIFALAHESSIILGKNAKKINIAVLGLNPHAGENGLLGAEEIEHIIPAIKICNEEGYNITGPHAADGFFAYHQRYAPDVVLAMYHDQGLIPYKMLAHNAVNATLGLSVPRTSPAHGTANELVGSGNASFESTSKAIELAIKLADSSRQITSNL from the coding sequence ATGTCTCAATTGTTCAACACGCTAGCATTGTGTCCAGGCTCAGAAAATGGAGTAGGGCCAGAGCTTTTACTCTCTTCTTTGCTACACCACAACTTTAATGCGAATTTTATATGGTGCTCAGACAAACTATCATTGGAGCGGGCAGCGTTTCGCAATAAAAGCACCATAGAATTTTTGAGCAACAATAAAGTTTGTCTAAAACCAGGCTTAACTTTGGAATATTTGCGCGATTACCCATCAGCATTAAATACTTCTCAACGAGCTGCTTTATCATTAAAAAATGCTGTCGATTTGGCTTTATCTAAAAAAATAAATGCCATCGTCACCGGTCCCGTTGAAAAAGCTGACCTATCCTCGCTTTTGGATGGGCCATGGCCTGGCCAAACTGAATATTTTTCCCATCATCTATCAAAACCTGGTCAAAAAGCATTCATGGCTTTTTTGGGCGCTCCCTTCATCATGAGTATGATGAGCGTTCACAGCCCCTTAAAAAAAATCCCCCAAATTATTAATAAAGATGCCGTAATAAAACGTATTTTTGCTCTAGCCCACGAATCGAGCATAATTCTTGGCAAAAACGCCAAAAAAATAAACATCGCTGTATTGGGGCTTAATCCTCACGCGGGTGAGAATGGCCTATTGGGGGCTGAAGAAATAGAACACATTATACCCGCAATTAAAATTTGTAATGAAGAAGGATATAACATCACCGGACCTCATGCTGCCGATGGATTTTTTGCCTACCATCAACGATATGCTCCTGATGTTGTGCTTGCTATGTATCACGACCAAGGACTCATCCCTTACAAGATGCTCGCCCACAATGCAGTCAACGCCACCTTAGGATTAAGTGTACCACGCACGAGTCCTGCACACGGCACCGCCAATGAGCTTGTAGGAAGTGGCAACGCTTCTTTCGAATCCACCAGCAAGGCTATTGAGCTTGCTATAAAACTTGCAGACTCGTCTCGTCAGATAACTTCGAACTTATAG
- a CDS encoding 1-acyl-sn-glycerol-3-phosphate acyltransferase translates to MTNIISRNQRMTTHGSVWPAQKSAWATSFEIFCKSVFKIYCPLQTFGRENLPSVPFIICSNHASHLDSSMLMAATGLAFQKIGLIAAKDYFFDQSHRFYLHYMMNLVPIARGNGGRAIKDSIIACRSFLDEGGQALIIYPEGTRTITGVMGRFKEGAAILAHELDLPMVPAYVGGSFNALPKGSYFIKPHRLWVAFGEPVMVSDWLSYDEKNDRRATFIAYREATAEIQKRVRDLEDKNAHD, encoded by the coding sequence ATGACTAATATTATTTCAAGGAATCAAAGAATGACTACACATGGAAGCGTTTGGCCAGCGCAAAAAAGTGCTTGGGCTACATCGTTTGAAATTTTTTGTAAGAGCGTATTTAAAATCTATTGCCCTTTGCAAACTTTTGGGCGTGAAAATTTACCTTCTGTGCCTTTTATTATTTGTTCAAATCACGCAAGTCACCTTGATAGCAGTATGCTCATGGCGGCCACTGGTTTGGCGTTTCAAAAGATAGGCTTGATCGCTGCAAAAGATTATTTTTTTGATCAATCTCATCGTTTTTATTTGCACTACATGATGAATCTTGTACCCATTGCGCGTGGAAACGGTGGACGGGCTATTAAGGATAGCATTATTGCATGCCGATCTTTTCTTGATGAAGGTGGGCAGGCATTGATCATCTACCCTGAAGGGACGAGAACCATCACAGGTGTTATGGGTCGCTTTAAAGAAGGAGCAGCTATTTTAGCTCATGAACTTGATTTACCCATGGTACCTGCTTATGTGGGAGGCTCGTTCAATGCTCTCCCTAAAGGATCCTATTTCATTAAACCTCATCGCTTATGGGTGGCATTTGGTGAGCCGGTGATGGTGTCTGATTGGTTGAGTTACGACGAGAAAAATGATCGAAGGGCAACTTTCATTGCTTATCGTGAGGCGACTGCAGAAATTCAAAAACGTGTGCGTGACTTAGAGGATAAGAATGCTCATGACTAA
- the lgt gene encoding prolipoprotein diacylglyceryl transferase, translating into MLPELFRIPFLDLPVHTYGALYVLGLIAGTFVAYRQALLGKKYHNDIVDYAFWALVGALLGARVLFIIVESHYYFVEQPFTEIPALGISIPTIFALWKGGFVFWGGAVGGALALVIFCKKRKLPMAEMADFCAPGLAIGHAIGRLGCVAGGCCFGNPVYHLDQAGNVIADVPFALAFPPGSIAFSSLYNQASGETLTLMKKIGTTLPLFPVQLVESFGNIAIFFILMLLIPMKRAHGQITLLYFILYSIMRSLTETLRGDTARGFVIENVLSTSQFISILMSTAAIILMVLLSRRSKQLSLS; encoded by the coding sequence ATGTTACCTGAACTGTTTCGCATACCTTTTTTGGATTTACCTGTGCATACTTATGGCGCGCTCTATGTTCTAGGTTTGATTGCCGGTACCTTTGTAGCTTATCGTCAGGCTTTGCTAGGTAAAAAATATCACAACGATATTGTTGACTACGCATTTTGGGCTTTGGTAGGAGCGCTTTTAGGAGCAAGAGTCCTCTTTATTATTGTTGAATCCCATTACTATTTTGTGGAACAGCCTTTCACTGAGATTCCAGCCTTAGGAATTTCCATCCCTACAATTTTTGCGCTTTGGAAGGGGGGCTTTGTTTTTTGGGGGGGAGCTGTTGGCGGTGCTTTGGCGCTCGTTATTTTTTGTAAGAAAAGAAAATTGCCCATGGCTGAAATGGCAGATTTTTGTGCGCCTGGTTTGGCTATAGGCCACGCCATTGGGCGGCTTGGATGTGTGGCTGGTGGATGTTGCTTTGGAAATCCAGTCTATCATTTGGATCAGGCTGGCAATGTTATTGCTGATGTTCCTTTTGCTTTGGCATTTCCTCCAGGATCGATTGCTTTTAGTTCTCTTTATAATCAAGCTTCGGGCGAAACTTTGACGCTCATGAAAAAAATTGGCACGACTTTGCCCTTATTTCCTGTTCAGCTGGTGGAGTCTTTTGGCAATATCGCCATATTTTTCATTTTGATGTTGTTGATTCCGATGAAGCGAGCTCACGGGCAAATAACGCTTTTGTATTTCATTTTGTATTCGATCATGCGCTCTTTGACGGAAACACTTCGTGGCGATACAGCGCGTGGTTTTGTCATTGAGAATGTACTTTCAACCAGCCAGTTTATCTCAATCCTGATGTCAACTGCTGCTATAATTTTGATGGTGCTTTTGAGCAGAAGAAGTAAACAGCTCAGTTTAAGCTAA
- a CDS encoding diacylglycerol kinase, with translation MKSFLKSFHFAFMGLKYALLNERNFRILILCSLLVILGTLLLNFSFLQQIMALILMAGLLSFELMNSAVENCCNASGSKFDLHKKNAKDMAASSVLIFCLLTLFCLCSFLLSQQNYLPELLKNSPLGPISLLGMLAINFPLCLRAPSIILSIASVILSISFHCIIAFQIASSLGMLCVSFLIHSALCYSHLKRSTQKIKQ, from the coding sequence ATGAAATCCTTTCTTAAAAGCTTTCACTTTGCCTTCATGGGCCTAAAATATGCTTTATTGAATGAACGCAATTTTCGCATTCTGATTTTATGTTCTTTATTGGTAATACTTGGAACTCTTTTACTCAATTTCAGCTTTCTACAACAGATAATGGCGCTTATTCTCATGGCTGGGCTTTTGTCATTTGAGCTAATGAACAGTGCCGTTGAAAATTGTTGTAATGCCAGTGGTTCCAAGTTCGATCTTCACAAAAAAAATGCCAAGGACATGGCGGCAAGCAGCGTCTTAATTTTTTGTCTGCTCACTCTTTTTTGCCTTTGCTCATTTCTTTTATCTCAACAAAATTATTTACCAGAACTGCTAAAAAATTCTCCCTTGGGACCTATCAGTTTATTGGGAATGCTTGCAATTAATTTTCCTCTTTGTCTGAGAGCTCCATCGATTATCTTAAGCATCGCCTCAGTGATTCTCAGTATATCTTTTCATTGCATTATCGCTTTTCAGATAGCCAGCTCACTTGGCATGCTCTGTGTAAGTTTTTTAATTCACAGCGCTTTGTGCTACTCACATTTAAAACGTTCCACACAAAAAATTAAGCAGTAA
- a CDS encoding HTTM domain-containing protein, with translation MFQHIKISLNHWADSFVKRDKALRLFEICLSVWVIFHAFKIYSIRGLLTSEYGFCSPYSGVYPLGLSPDLLSPLIKKYFYPLILVQVGIAASIIFRPSNMVARLVLWSSSVCMLTACDSIIDGGTILLRIILFLYIFCDAKGIEKSRSDPYQKWLFCLLVLSMQMQIVFVYIQASISKIRADAWVDGVAMYYILQIPEYANQAITQYLLEHDWILVSVAYGTIFFQALFAFAMTSRILRPFWLAVGVCLHLAIAFTMGLFTFGMLMIIFYILFLSNRDVEKIVMFLKPKNSMWPKLKPLIKV, from the coding sequence ATGTTTCAACATATCAAAATATCTTTAAATCATTGGGCAGATTCATTTGTTAAACGAGATAAGGCGCTTCGTTTGTTTGAAATTTGTTTGAGTGTATGGGTCATATTTCATGCATTTAAAATATACAGCATTCGTGGATTGCTGACCTCTGAGTATGGGTTTTGCTCTCCGTATTCAGGTGTTTATCCCCTTGGTTTGAGTCCAGACTTGCTAAGCCCTTTAATAAAAAAATATTTTTACCCTCTTATTTTGGTTCAGGTTGGCATTGCTGCATCTATAATTTTTCGTCCTAGTAATATGGTTGCTAGATTAGTTTTGTGGTCATCTTCTGTGTGTATGCTCACTGCCTGTGATTCCATCATTGATGGGGGCACTATCTTACTGAGAATTATTTTATTTTTGTATATCTTTTGCGATGCAAAAGGTATTGAAAAAAGCAGAAGCGATCCATACCAAAAATGGCTATTTTGTTTGCTGGTTTTAAGCATGCAAATGCAGATTGTTTTTGTTTATATTCAAGCGAGTATTTCAAAAATTCGTGCTGATGCTTGGGTTGATGGTGTTGCCATGTATTATATTTTGCAGATTCCTGAATATGCCAACCAAGCAATCACTCAGTATCTTTTGGAGCATGACTGGATTTTGGTGAGTGTTGCTTATGGTACCATTTTCTTTCAGGCTCTATTTGCTTTTGCTATGACCTCTAGGATACTTCGTCCCTTCTGGTTAGCGGTGGGAGTCTGTTTGCATTTGGCAATTGCATTCACTATGGGGCTCTTTACCTTTGGGATGCTCATGATCATTTTCTATATACTATTTTTATCCAACCGCGACGTTGAAAAAATAGTTATGTTTTTAAAACCAAAAAATAGTATGTGGCCTAAGCTCAAACCGTTAATTAAGGTATGA
- a CDS encoding SDR family oxidoreductase, with amino-acid sequence MTNKHYLITGASSGLGRELALQLAKGGNGLTLVARRYELLCELKDEILKKSPQQKILLMSADVSEKDSVKKMVQESIAQFGALDCLIANAGRSMWSRFRDVDDPDELKSLMDLNYMGVVYSAFYALDHLRQSKGSFVAISSLQGAIPVPYHSGYVASKYAVNGFIETLRQEEPDIHFMLANPSWIAGTELRKKALASSSSNSIKVNTTHGKKVMDAKKCAEAVIKALEEKKLSVFLPKKYSLVPLLRCLAPALIDTIVKTKVDSQLR; translated from the coding sequence ATGACTAACAAACATTATTTGATAACAGGAGCTTCATCGGGCTTGGGGAGAGAGCTGGCCTTACAACTTGCCAAGGGAGGCAACGGATTAACGCTGGTTGCTCGTCGTTATGAGCTATTGTGTGAGCTCAAAGATGAGATTCTAAAAAAATCTCCCCAGCAAAAAATTTTGCTAATGAGCGCGGATGTGAGCGAAAAAGATTCGGTAAAAAAAATGGTGCAAGAAAGTATTGCTCAATTTGGCGCACTTGATTGTCTTATTGCCAATGCCGGTCGAAGTATGTGGAGTCGTTTTCGCGATGTGGATGATCCAGATGAACTTAAATCACTGATGGATTTAAATTATATGGGAGTAGTCTATAGCGCATTTTATGCTCTCGATCATCTGCGCCAAAGCAAAGGAAGTTTTGTAGCGATATCATCATTGCAAGGTGCTATTCCTGTTCCCTATCATAGTGGTTACGTGGCTTCTAAATATGCGGTCAATGGTTTTATTGAAACACTACGCCAAGAAGAGCCAGACATCCATTTTATGCTGGCAAATCCATCATGGATTGCCGGAACCGAACTGAGAAAAAAAGCCCTTGCCAGCTCGAGTAGCAACAGCATCAAAGTGAACACAACTCACGGCAAAAAGGTAATGGATGCAAAAAAATGTGCCGAAGCAGTTATCAAAGCCCTCGAGGAAAAGAAATTAAGTGTATTTTTGCCCAAAAAATATTCGCTTGTTCCATTACTGCGTTGTCTTGCGCCAGCTTTGATAGATACTATTGTGAAAACTAAGGTTGATTCTCAGTTGAGATAA
- a CDS encoding FAD-dependent thymidylate synthase, which produces MLGINSDLPTIKLTKYFFTPLDNAVATARTCYSSRIIYDEDVSKNDQAKNLRDKIARSTYLAGHHTTLQHAHFQFAMSQVSRHALWGFFHSHPFYNSEQVSQRYVGVKTGNFLIPQFDNERLTARYIAALERQQDAYNQLCVMLHPVCEELYFQIYRGRLKSKTDKRWQNAIKKRAQEVARYVLPLATHSHLYHTISGLSLHRYHRLAQSFDCPFEQKIIIKKMVEEVNKIDPQFFAWIEDCMPLEQTLEAQTLQRLSLERIDSKNAASCALSFDASLKGKTAQLISSSENPEQLIGDAVRQILYLGKEKLSDQDAVASLLSPIKNSYLGEPLNLLSLSKMAKALDMVHFTFNKKMSHAADSQAQRHRMIPGARAIFSRTIDLDKPDYIIPSLFKHEAAAQALELYERIHEQTWEDARWLYSQGVQAEALQYMFSNSFPIRYTDSGTLMDYLHKWTTRLCYNAQEEIWATTVDEVMAVRKKSPMIGQYLMPPCGTRQSSGHTPICPEGDRFCGVLVWKKPIEEYHRVF; this is translated from the coding sequence ATGCTTGGTATTAATTCTGATTTACCTACTATTAAATTGACTAAATATTTTTTTACGCCGCTGGACAATGCTGTAGCAACAGCGCGGACGTGTTATTCATCTCGCATTATTTACGACGAAGATGTAAGCAAAAATGACCAAGCTAAAAATTTAAGAGATAAAATTGCACGAAGCACTTATTTGGCTGGCCATCACACTACTTTGCAGCATGCACATTTTCAATTCGCTATGTCTCAGGTAAGCAGGCATGCATTGTGGGGCTTTTTCCACTCCCATCCTTTTTATAATTCCGAACAAGTAAGTCAGCGCTATGTTGGTGTTAAAACAGGAAATTTTTTAATTCCACAATTTGACAATGAGCGATTAACGGCGCGCTATATCGCAGCACTTGAGCGCCAGCAAGATGCATACAATCAATTGTGTGTGATGCTGCATCCTGTGTGCGAAGAGCTTTATTTTCAAATCTACCGAGGAAGACTAAAGTCCAAAACAGATAAAAGATGGCAAAATGCTATTAAAAAACGTGCTCAGGAGGTGGCTCGTTATGTATTGCCTCTGGCTACCCATTCCCATCTTTACCACACCATCTCAGGCTTAAGTTTGCACCGCTATCATCGCTTGGCTCAGAGTTTTGACTGTCCATTTGAACAAAAAATTATCATAAAAAAAATGGTGGAAGAGGTTAACAAAATCGATCCACAGTTTTTTGCTTGGATCGAAGACTGCATGCCTTTGGAGCAAACTCTTGAAGCTCAGACCTTACAAAGACTCTCTTTGGAAAGGATCGATAGCAAAAATGCAGCATCATGCGCTTTATCGTTTGACGCATCGCTCAAAGGAAAAACAGCTCAGCTAATAAGCTCAAGTGAAAATCCCGAACAATTGATCGGTGATGCGGTGCGTCAGATTCTCTATTTGGGCAAAGAAAAATTATCAGACCAAGATGCGGTGGCATCACTGCTATCGCCCATAAAAAACAGTTATTTGGGTGAGCCGCTTAATCTGTTGAGCTTGAGTAAAATGGCTAAAGCTTTGGATATGGTGCACTTTACTTTTAATAAAAAAATGTCTCATGCAGCAGACTCACAGGCTCAGCGCCACCGCATGATCCCAGGCGCCAGGGCCATTTTTAGTCGCACTATCGATCTTGATAAACCTGACTACATTATTCCATCGCTATTTAAGCATGAAGCTGCTGCCCAGGCTTTAGAACTCTATGAACGTATACATGAGCAGACATGGGAAGATGCAAGGTGGCTTTATTCTCAGGGTGTTCAAGCAGAAGCACTACAGTATATGTTTAGCAATTCATTTCCGATTCGTTACACCGACTCAGGAACGCTGATGGACTATCTCCATAAGTGGACTACCCGCCTTTGCTATAATGCTCAAGAAGAAATTTGGGCCACTACCGTAGATGAAGTGATGGCGGTGAGAAAAAAATCTCCCATGATTGGCCAGTATTTAATGCCACCTTGTGGCACACGACAGTCTTCAGGGCATACGCCTATCTGTCCCGAGGGAGATCGTTTTTGTGGAGTTTTGGTTTGGAAAAAACCTATCGAAGAATACCATCGGGTTTTCTAA